AAACAGCTTGGTAGGTTGATACGATAATGCGGTCCAAGCCCCATTTTTGACGAACAGGTTCTAAGGCTACCATCATTTGAATGGTAGAGCAGTTTGGACAAGCAATAATTCCTTTATGAGCATCTAATGCATGCGCATTGACTTCAGGAACAACAAGTGGCACATCAGGATTTTGACGGAAATACGAGGTATTGTCCACCACAACCGCTCCGGCTTTTACAGCATAGGGGGCATACTTAGCTGATGTAGAACCGCCTGCTGAGAAAAGGGCAATATCGACACCTTCAAAGGCATCTTCTGTTGTCTCTTCAATCGTCACATCTTGCCCTTTGAACTGCAAGACCTTACCAGCTGAACGAGCAGACGCCAAATACCGTACCTTGTCAATCGGCAAGGTTGACTCTTCCAACATCTGAATCATCTGTGCACCAACTGCACCAGTTGCACCAACAACAGCTACTGTATATCCCATAAACTACCTCTTTTTTCGAATTTTCTAAAAATTTATATATACTGGCTATTATACACTTTTTTGAGACAAATGAAAAGACATTCACTAAAAAATATTCGAAAAATCCTCCTTCCAAATCATCATGGAAAGAGGATAAGCTTATTGACTAGCTTTTTTAACTATTCCAGAATTTCACCATTACTTGCAATCACTTGTTTGTACCAGTAAAAGCTATCTTTTGGTGTTCGCTCAAACGTTCCATTTCCAGCATCATCCTTATCGACATAGATAAAACCGTAACGTTTCCGCATTTCACCAGTTCCTGCTGACACCAAATCAATACATCCCCAAGTCGTATAGGCAATCAAATCAACCCCATTTTCAATAGCTTCTGCCATGGCTTGAATGTGGGCTCTATGGTAATCAATCCGATAGCTATCATGAATACTTCCATCTTCTTCAACTGTATCGAATGCACCTAAACCATTTTCGACGACCATCATTGGCAATTCATAGCGGTCATAGATTTTTTCTAAATAGTACTGCAAGCCCATTGGATCATGAGCCCAGCCCCAATCTGAATAGGTCAAGTAAGGATTTTTCGCACCGATTGAAAAATTTCCTGACGCTGTATCATCAAATTGATGAGTCGTCACCACAGAGGACATATAGTAGGAGAAAGTATACATATCAATCGTTCCTGCTAGCAAATCTTGCTTGTCTTGCTCCGTAATCTCTAACTCAACACGGTGTTCCTTCCACAAACGTTTGGCATAACTACCATAACGCCCCTTAGCCTGCACATCGCTGCAATAGAAAATATTTTGCTCCCATTTGTGCTGGTTTTCCAAAATATCCTTCGGATCACAGGTACCTGGGTAGAAGGTAATACCGCAAATCATATTGCCAAATTGAAAATCAGGATTGATGTCATGACCGATTTTCACAGCACGGGCAGAGGCTACAAATTGATGGTGCAAGTGTTGGTAAGCCTCTTGGTAGTCCTGGTCAGTAGCCTTATCCCCAAACATATCAAGGAACATCACTGTATTGTTAATCTCATTAAAGGTCAACCAGTATTTCACTAAATCCTTGTATTCCTTAAAAATCGTCTCTGCATAGGTAACATAAAAATCAATCAATTTCCGATTGGTCCAACCGCCGTATGCCTCTTCTAAAGCGAGAGGCGTATCAAAATGCCAGATGGAAACCAAGGGTTCAATCCCATATTTCCGACATTCTTCAAACACAGAGCGATAAAAATCTAAACCTGCTTGATTAGGCTCCTTGTCATCTCCATTTGGAAAAATACGAGCCCAAGAAATCGATAACCGAAAGACACTGTAGCCCATTTCTGCAAAAAGCTTGATGTCCTCTTTGTAACGATGGTAAAAATCAACTGCTTCGTGGTTTGGATAATACTCATCCTCTAAAATAGCAAACGTTGCCCCTTCAGGTAATTTTGCTGTGTGTCCCATAGAGGGAAGTTTTCCTGGATTGCCGTCTTTATCTACAAACGTTGCATAGCGAGGCTTGTCAACTGAACCACCAGTGGTAACATCTGTCTGCACCAATCCACGACCATCTACATTGTAAGCTCCTTCAGCTTGATTGGCAGCAATGGCACCACCCCATAAAAATCCTTCTGGAAATCGTTTTGTCATTCTTCTTCTCCTTTGTTTTCTCTTACTTATAGCATACTCCAATAAAAGAAACATTTCTCCCATTATCCTTCGAAAAACTGATACTATCCTATGATTTTTTGAGCATCTTTTGTCTTACAAAAACAGTCGCTGTTCCGATTACCAAGAGAAGAATGGAACCCAAAAGACTGTACTGTGTGCCACCTCCCTGGGCAATAAAGAGACCGCTGATTGAAGTTCCAATGGTCACCCCTAAATTAGCAGCTGCTAAAAACAAACCATTTGCAAAATCTGGAGCATCCATTCCAACCTTGGCAATCATATATTGGTTAGCATTTCCTTCTATACCAGCAACGATTCCAAAAAGAAGTAAAATCGGTAGGACCACAAACATCTGGTGTCCCCAAACAAATAAAAGCAGAAATAGAAGAATGAGTGAAATCGGCAAAGTTTTCAAAATCAAGTCAGACTGTCTTCCCAGCCATTGACCCGCCAAGCTATTTCCAACAATATTCATCAAACCAATCACGAGCAGGAGCGAGCTAATTGCACTTGGTTCAAAACGACTGACACTATCTAAAAAATCAGACAAATAACTACTAAAGCCAAATACAGCACCATTGAGTAGTAAAATGCTCACAATGGAAATCCAAACAACTGGACGTTTTAAAATACCGAGTTGCTTGCCATAAGAAAGTCCTTCGGTAACTGGCATAGATGGCACCAGTATCACAGTTCCAATAAACACAAGTAGGTTGATGATAGCAAAGAAAAGCATAGCTGCAGTGAGTGAAAAATGATTTGCAAGAAAGTTAGAAACAGGAATTCCTAGAAGTGAACCAGCTGATACCCCAATAAAGACTCGCGCTACTGCTTTTTCAGCATCTTTTTCCTCCACAGAGTTTGCAGCGACACTCATGGCCATGGACACATAGACGGGATGAAACACCGCAGGAAGCATTCGTAAGAAGACTAGTATCCAAAAATTGGGCGCAACAATCGCAAGAAGAGTTGTGAGTGCAAAAGTTCCTGTTGCGAGCATCATAACTGTTTTACGATTAACTTTTGAAAAAAGAAGGGGCATGGTTGGACCTGCAAGGGCAACGACTAGGGCAAAGCTACTTACCAAAATTCCTGCCTGAGCCAGTGACACTTGATAGGCTTTTGCAATATGCGGTAAAATCCCCATGACTCCCATTTCTGTATTTAAAATTCCAAAAACACCCATGGTCATCAATAAAATGAGGGATTGTGCTGATTTTTTCATGATCACTCCTTCTCTTTCTTATACTTTCATAAACGTAACACGACTTGAGTGGCTAAGTGCTTGGGCCAACCCTTTCACATTCACAACAGTTCCCAAATCTGTATAGGCATACTGTGAAGGAAAATCGTGGTAAAACAAGACTAAACCCTCCCCAT
The window above is part of the Streptococcus himalayensis genome. Proteins encoded here:
- a CDS encoding MFS transporter, which translates into the protein MKKSAQSLILLMTMGVFGILNTEMGVMGILPHIAKAYQVSLAQAGILVSSFALVVALAGPTMPLLFSKVNRKTVMMLATGTFALTTLLAIVAPNFWILVFLRMLPAVFHPVYVSMAMSVAANSVEEKDAEKAVARVFIGVSAGSLLGIPVSNFLANHFSLTAAMLFFAIINLLVFIGTVILVPSMPVTEGLSYGKQLGILKRPVVWISIVSILLLNGAVFGFSSYLSDFLDSVSRFEPSAISSLLLVIGLMNIVGNSLAGQWLGRQSDLILKTLPISLILLFLLLFVWGHQMFVVLPILLLFGIVAGIEGNANQYMIAKVGMDAPDFANGLFLAAANLGVTIGTSISGLFIAQGGGTQYSLLGSILLLVIGTATVFVRQKMLKKS
- a CDS encoding family 1 glycosylhydrolase; this encodes MTKRFPEGFLWGGAIAANQAEGAYNVDGRGLVQTDVTTGGSVDKPRYATFVDKDGNPGKLPSMGHTAKLPEGATFAILEDEYYPNHEAVDFYHRYKEDIKLFAEMGYSVFRLSISWARIFPNGDDKEPNQAGLDFYRSVFEECRKYGIEPLVSIWHFDTPLALEEAYGGWTNRKLIDFYVTYAETIFKEYKDLVKYWLTFNEINNTVMFLDMFGDKATDQDYQEAYQHLHHQFVASARAVKIGHDINPDFQFGNMICGITFYPGTCDPKDILENQHKWEQNIFYCSDVQAKGRYGSYAKRLWKEHRVELEITEQDKQDLLAGTIDMYTFSYYMSSVVTTHQFDDTASGNFSIGAKNPYLTYSDWGWAHDPMGLQYYLEKIYDRYELPMMVVENGLGAFDTVEEDGSIHDSYRIDYHRAHIQAMAEAIENGVDLIAYTTWGCIDLVSAGTGEMRKRYGFIYVDKDDAGNGTFERTPKDSFYWYKQVIASNGEILE